The DNA window GATTTAGGTTGAAGCATTTGAGAACCTACATCCTTCCCTTTTactaattacaccgtgtaacaatttttttttttttttttgttcctaggtagtaagtgttatttcctaattgcttatgcctcaaaagtatagaaaatggctattattccccacaaactttgcttttgtgaccaggacagtgatatttcaaaatatcactatttccaatgggaaaacgggcaaatgtgtgtcttttcgttcacataaagtcagtaaaaaacaacatatgaatccaaattaacatgtatttatactaaagtaatacaaaatgactacaaaagatttagaagtgaggagtttttcgagatttactattatactgtatttacgtgtataaatacatgttaatttggattcatatattgttttttactgactttatgtgaacgaaaagacacccatttgcccgttttcccattggaaatagtgatattttgaaatatcactgtcctggtcacaaaagcaaagtttgtggggaataatagccattttctatacttttgaggcataagcaattaggaaataacacttactacccaggaacaaaaattgtgttacatagtgttatcaagcATGAAGCAGATTCAAGTTCTCAACCCCATGGGTACTGATATGCGTAGAACCCTGTGCTGTGAAtgctccctctctcccacccACACCCCCACTGCTCCAGGCATCTAGGTGGAGAAGGCAAGCTTAATGCTGCAGCTGGAGTAGCCCTCATCACTGGCCACACTCTGCAGGCTGCTGTGGTCATCGAGGTCGCTGGTGCTGGTTGTGCTCACACTGTCCATTTCTCCATGGGAGAACTCTGTGCTTTCTATGTCCACCTCAATCTCTTCTACACCAACACACAGGGACACAGGAAAAAAACACTGTCAGTACCAAAACGTGAACCAAACTCATGTAACACAAACAGAATCAGTCTATTTCCTTTACTGATTTTCACAGACAAAACAAACTAATTACAGCTCAATGATACATAATACATATAAAAGTGAATTACTTTTGGTAACCACGGTAAGAAATTAACAATTAACTGTTGAACTGTATCACAAAAATTGCTGTCAACACAATCTATTGGTGAATGAATAAATAGTGAAATCAGGTTGGCACACTGTATTGAAACATTATAGAATGAATGTTACATGCCAGTGTGACCACAGTAAGCGTTAGCGGTCAGGAGCATACCTCGATCTGAATCGGAGTGGTCAGAGCACAGGGTAGAGCTGGCCATGTGTACCCGCTCCCTGTCCTGGACCCCCTGGAGCTGCTCCAGCTGTCTCTGTAAGTGCCGCTGCTTCCGCTGCAGGGTCTCCAGCTGGTACTCACTCCTACGGTCCGTCTCTTCAAGTTTCTGCAAGAGAAGCAATACTCAGCTATCGAAATCTAAGAGGCTCTGCAAAAGGACAGGAGCGCACGAATTTCTTTTGTCCTGTAAATAGCTggacctttttgttttctctcacttataaaagtacagtaaaacatGAAAAGTTTGCAGGCAATAAATACTTTTTCGCTTTTATTAAGAATCCACAAAATTAGCATTACTATTCAGTTCAGTTTATGTACAGTTTATGTGTAGCTTACATGTGTTGCTGTAAATATGACCATAGTGAGACCAAATGACCAAATGAAGTTGATGCAGAAATTTCCTGTTCTACAGTATGTTGGTATATCATTATTCCAGTTGTGTTATCTAAAGACACAAGCAATTGTTGGCTACAGTACAAATAATCTTATTGATTTAGTCATGGGTGTGTTCAGAGCTGGTTACACGAGCTTCACAGAAGCCAAGTGAAGCTATTGAAATGAAACTGAAACAGGTATGGTACTGGCAAATACAGTACCTATTTCTTCATAAAGCATGCTGTGTCAATATGCTCCTTTAGCCATAAACATATAGCTGGGTTGATCCTCATCATGAGTTGTGCTGATAAGGTTGGGAATTTCCTCATTCTATGCTTACATGCATTGTCTTTAAGGTTATTATAACACGTTCACACCTTAATATGTGCTTTGGCTTTGTTGAGTAACCCCAGTGTTGTGTGCCTGTTGCAGTCTGGTCCCAGTGGTATAAGTGCCTTAAGTCGCTCCAAACATAGTCGGAGATGTGCTCGTCTGCAAGGAGAAATAGAAATAATGATTCTAAGCATATGCAGGCAGTGTTTGTATGTGTCTCTGATCAGGTTTACATAAAGACTCGCAAAAACAACAGACTGGAAACATGTACAAAAGTAATCCCTTAAATATTATTCACAAACATTTGAAAACTGACGCTAAGCTGTACGAAtagggacattttgaaaatacgaTGACAGTGTTTAATTAAGATACAGCTACATATTTAAAGCTATTTGTTCAGGGTTTAACCAATCATGCCTTTCATATGTACATGTCCTTGCCACTACCTAAATCAGCCCTTATTTGCTGTAGTAGACCAATGTGCACGAACAAACACAGAAATGTTTGCTGATGATTGTCTACCACGACAATCCTTGCAAAGGAGATAAAAATCTAAACGGGTGGTTTCCTGGTACAGTTGCAAACAATTCAATCAAATCAAACTGTCAGTTAGTCTCTTGGCTCTCCCTTATCTGAACCCTGATGAAGCTGCAGCTTTCTACAAGCCCACACTTGTTAGTGTTGACCGACCACTGCAGACTTCGTTTCAAAGCTAGGCTCACtcctttctcacacacacagcctgttTATTCAACGCCGTTAGCCTTCCTGTCAAGGGGAAAATGCACATAGAGTTAAATGCTTCAACGGTTATTCATGTTTTGGCACATGTACACCCTGGATCAGAACACTGCCTGAAGCTTACATCTGTTCCTAACTATACTGCAACAGAGAGCCCCTCCAACCCTTTACTCCTTCAGAGCAGAGGAAAAGGTTCACGCTGTACCCTTgttcaaatgtgattttatttgtataaagaaacaataatagtATGCTACATCAACAGCTGCATAATATACACAGAGGAGACTAGCATTAAATACCCCCCAAGTTGTGTGATGAATGATGGCGGGGCTTTTATTACAAGGCCCAATCAAGTTTTATGAACTGCTTTTAAAGCAAGTTACAAGTGAGCCTTTTGTGAGTGGGAGTCACACAGATCAGCAGAGCAGTATTGATTAATCCTGTCTGGTTCATGCAGGCTTCATCCATCAATTCTAGTTATAGCACAGCACATATCAAACACAATAACCCAAACCCCCAGTCACCATAGAGGCCAGAACCAGTTAAAGGAAGTCACCAAGGAAACAAGGGAATCTTGAATGCTTACAGGTAAGCAGGAATTGAACAAACTACAGCTATTGATGAGTTCAGGGAGTAAAACAACATGTATTATTTCAAAGTCAGCACACCAATGAGTCACCACAATCTTGCTAAACTAAATTGTAAAACAGATGCCATGACAcaagcagtttgtttttcaatctGTGTCATAAGGTACCATATGGGATCTTTCTGTGTACAGACAGCCACACACTTCTTAAAGGCTCTTAAACATCACATATAGAGAACTGCAAGCTGTTATTCTT is part of the Polyodon spathula isolate WHYD16114869_AA chromosome 13, ASM1765450v1, whole genome shotgun sequence genome and encodes:
- the LOC121325627 gene encoding max-interacting protein 1-like isoform X2, whose protein sequence is MAAVQLINTQRLLEAAEYLERRERECEHGYASICPSGQNSNYQRQRKFRNKKNTSSDIRSTHNELEKNRRAHLRLCLERLKALIPLGPDCNRHTTLGLLNKAKAHIKKLEETDRRSEYQLETLQRKQRHLQRQLEQLQGVQDRERVHMASSTLCSDHSDSDREEIEVDIESTEFSHGEMDSVSTTSTSDLDDHSSLQSVASDEGYSSCSIKLAFST
- the LOC121325627 gene encoding max-interacting protein 1-like isoform X1; the protein is MCGGVVFFMCLYYVNNYATVSILSADLQAYFPPLECEHGYASICPSGQNSNYQRQRKFRNKKNTSSDIRSTHNELEKNRRAHLRLCLERLKALIPLGPDCNRHTTLGLLNKAKAHIKKLEETDRRSEYQLETLQRKQRHLQRQLEQLQGVQDRERVHMASSTLCSDHSDSDREEIEVDIESTEFSHGEMDSVSTTSTSDLDDHSSLQSVASDEGYSSCSIKLAFST